AAATATTTGACCTCTTTTTGATTTCTCTCCAGAATCGCCTTCACCAAAGGGGAATACCCTGAGGGAAGGATCGTATTCATGCTCGCCCCTTGTTCCAAACACCAGTTCATCTGGTCGACTAAGTTTTCATCTATGGCCCACACAAAGGCGTCTTGAATATCCGCACCGGCCTCTTTAAAAAAGAGGGCCACTTTGGACTTTCCCTTCTCAAGAGCTATGTTGATAAGGTTTCGCCCGCGATGGTCAACTTTCTCTAGACCCTTTTCAGGACTTTGCATCATTGCCACAATGGCCCTCTGAAAATTGAGCTCAGTCGCTAGCATAATCGGGGTATATTTTGTGGATCTTTCAGAGATATCGGCTCTCGCCTTGTTTTTTATCAGCAATTCGATAAGTGGCAAAGCGTTAGCTTCAACAGCAAAATACAAAGCGGTCTTTCCCGTGTCACGATCAATGGTATTAATATCCGCACCCAAATTAATTGCCATCAAAACACCAGAGATATTTCCACCACGGGCCTGTGATATAAGCATTTTCTCGTTCTTGCCTTGATGACCATCCGCCGATGTCTTCGGCTGCACCATTTTTTCAAAAATTCGCTTTATTCGAAATGGAACCATAATCTCCTCAATTGATCCTTTGATCTTATCAAACAATCATTTTATGAGGTCCAACTTATGCCCAAAATCTCTAGAATCAGGTCGAAAGTATTTGACCATTCAACCCCAAATATTGATTTGAACTCGCAATATCAGGATTTTTGTCCAGAATTAAGGGAGCCTCCCATTTGCTGCCCTGAAATGTCTCTTGACGACGAAATTCGTCCAGAAACATTTGATAGGTTTCCATTTTACTCGATGCCCAAGCTGGAGCGACCAATTCATCATGACGACTCGCAACTGCAGCAAGTCGATGCACAGAGAGCTCCGGCCGAAGGTGTTCGAGAAACAAGATCGTTCTTCGAATGTAAATCTCACGAGAGAGAGGGATAAATTGACCATCATTCCAGATCTTCTCGAGCGGAGTGTTTCGCAACACATGAAGATTATGGAGCTTCACGTTATTGATCGGCAAACGATTAACCAGTCTTGCGGTCGCAATAACTTGGTCATCCGTTTCTCCGGGCAATCCAAAAATCAAATGAATCCCAAGGTCTACCTGAGTTTTCTCCTTTATTCGCAAAATAGAATCGATTGCTCTTTTTCCGGTGTGCCCACGTTGCATCCACACGAGTTGTTTTTCATCAAAAGATTGGACTCCCAGCTCAACTCCCACAAACCGACCTGATCTTGTTGTCTCATTCCATAAATCGAGAACAGCATCTGAAATGCAATCAGGCCTGGTCCCAACAACCACTCCCTTTACATCAGGAAATGAAAAAGCCGTTTTAAACTGCTCACGCAAATGAGCAGTTCGACTAAAAGTAGACGTGTAGGCCTGAAAGTAGACCAAAAACATATCCCCATTGAATCGTCGCTGCAATCTCGAGCGAGTCTCCTCAATTTGCCGGCGCAAAGGTTCTTGAGAGTATTCGGGAAAAGCAGCTGACCCCCACTGATCACAGAAAATACAAATTTTTCCGCCTCCCAACCCCTCCCGATTAGGGCAAGTTTCAGAAACGCTAACGGGAATTTTATACACCCTTCCACCAAACCGATGGCGATAAAACTGGCTGATCGCATGATAGGGCAAGCCTTGCCACTGTGGAGCTAATGACATATGTGATGTTTAAGCAAATTATTGGAGTTTGGCAATGCCATTGAGAGATGAGTTTGATGCGAACAATCCGTTTCAGATTGAAATCACCAAAGACGGCAGTCCGACCCTCAGACTAAGGGATTCCTCTGGCCTTGGAGAATCCATGCATAATCTTAAGGGGGCTTTTTCTGAAACTATTTATATTTATCTCCCCACCCTTCAAACGGCCTTCCAATGGCAGGAACCAGAGACTCGCCTGCTTTCAGTAGGGCTGGGGCTTGGCTACAATGAGCTTCTGACCGCCGCCTATTCCCTCAAAAATTTCCCGAACCATCCCTGGCGCTTACTCAGTTACGAAACCAAGGATTTTCTTCGCAGCAACTTCATGAGTTGGCTCGATGGAATCCCTCGAACCACCCAAACTGATTCTGAGTTATTTGGAGTTTATGACGTTATATTGGATTTGGTGAGTCGCGAGATGAATGTGCCACAAGCCGCTGTCCGGAATCAATTAAAGAAAATGGCCGCGACAAAAACCTGGATAATATGCGAGACGCTCAGGCCTTCTGAAGATCCTCCTTTTCGAGCGCACGGAATTTTTTACGATGCTTTTTCATCTCAAACTAGCCCAGAGCTCTGGAATGAAAGTAACCTAGATCAGTTTTTTATTCGATTTGCTGACTTTCCCTGCGTGTTGTCCACCTATGCTGCCACCGGATCGCTCAAGCGGGCACTGAAAAAAGCAGATTTCAAAGTTGAATTCATTCCCGGATTTGGAGGAAAGAGACAGAGCACAACCGCGGTGAGGGATCGTCGTTGCTGAGAATCGAGAATTAATAAGCGATTTTTTTTCTCGCGGAGGCCGGCTTTCGAACTCTTAGCTCTTGGCGAGCAATGCCTTCCTTTTTCTGAGCAAGATGTGCTATCATTTCTTTATGACATCCACTGACGCAGGTGAGGCCCCAATCGCTCCCAGCATTGCGAAGTTTTTCTAGTAGATCATATCGCGTTCTGAACTCTACGAGCATTTCAGGAGTCACCATGTTGTTACCGCCAAACTGAGTTGTGAAAATCTGATGCTTTCCAGATGAATCACGAATGAGTATATTCTTTAGACCCCAGGAATCAAATTCGTAGGTCATTCTTCTGAGGAGTCCATGAGATTCAGAGGATTCTACTGCCAACAATTGATCAGCAACTCCATCTGCCCACATTAATTCCAGTCGGGGATGACTCTCATCTCTTTGTACGACCACCTCAACCTTTCTGCTTTCGCAACTTGGGATATCTACCAGCACTGTCTTCGCCAGGCTCAAGCTTTGTGACAAAACCAATTCTGCCTCAAGACAACGACTATGGGGTTGAGAAAAATACAGGGAATACATGATAGAGAGGAGAAATACTGCTCCTTTTTCTCTCGGGTAGGGATCGGTTCGTAATTTCCTCGCAAGTCCGTTATTTTCGGTATACCTAGCCCTTTTGAGGCTCAATATTTCTTCTACTCGAATCAGATCGGAAGCTATCCCTGCTGTTGGCGTCAAAAAAAATTTCTCCTCGTTAACTAAAAATTGGCCTGAATCCAAAGTCTGAATCCGAATCGCATCGACATACTCTTGCGCTCCCTTACTCCCTGTCAGATTCCAATGAACTTCAATGGCGGATTCTCTCTCTCTGATTTCAATTCGATGAGGAGCCCTTTCAATTCCTTGCTGTGATGAATAATCTATCAAACGAGATCGATTGAGGCTTTCTTGAGGAAGCAATCGCTTGATAAAATCCGTCGCTGACTCACCATTCACTACGGATTTTAGTAATCCCAAATTATGATGGATAACCGAGGGTGCTTTTGAAACGGAGGGTCTAGCCAAACTGTTATTCTGTAAGAGCGACTCTCCAATCGACAGTGAAATGAGAAGACTGAAAAATTTTACGTTCAAATTTTTCCAAGATATTTTCAAAAAAAGAACTGAAAGGATAACGAAATACACAATCTTCCCCTGATTTCCGTCAGAGCTCTCTATCGGACGTTTGTCGGGTCGAGTTAACGAAGGTAGGGGTTCGTCCCAGAATGGATCGAATCTGCTTGCTCACTCTGTCTTGTTGGAATCTGATATTGTGATGAGTACAAAAAAGCTAAGCATTTTGTTGATCCTTCTATTGTCATTGGCAACTCAAGCAACGGAATGGGACGAAAAAGATCAACTCACGCCTGCGGAGTTAAATGAACTGATCGGAATAGAAAGAGGTCCCGTTGAGAAGTCTCAATTGCTCGGAATCGAACAGGCAATCGGATTCTTCTCGCGGGGCGATCTTATTAATTCTAGCAGTCTCCCATTTGAATCCCATGGCATCCTAAAAATCATGCAGGGCAGGAATCGAGCCTATGCAACAAATGACTTGGTGCAAATATTGTCTGATGCGGCCAATAGCATCGCTCTGGATTTTCCGGGAGGAGAGCGACTTCAGATTGGCGACATCAGCGGGGCCGGCGGTGGCCCCCTGGGACGCCACGCAAGTCATCAAAATGGCCTTGATGCCGATGTTGCTTACTATCGTCGCAATCACAACGAACAGAATCCCAGCAACGATCTTGGATTTGATGAAGATTTTGCACCGAATGGAGATATCTCCATAAACTTTGACTCAGATCGAAACGGAGAAATCTTCAGCCGCCTTATTCAGACGGGCCGAGTGAATCGAATTTTTGTCGACGAGGCCATCAAAAGGCACTTTTGCCTCAAATGGAAAACTCAAGCCTCAGATGAAAAGGTGGCCGCAGTTCTCAGAAGTCTACGTCCATTGAAAAACCACCACGATCATTTCCACCTACGACTGATGTGTCCACCAACAAGTCCACGCTGCATAGAGCAGGAACCTCCTCCTCTTGGAACAGGCTGCTAGGACTCACCTATCTTGCTCGCGCAGACTCCAGCAGCTCCATGATTTCCTGGATCACTAGTCCTTTTTCACTTTTGTCGCTTGACCCGATGGCTTTCCTCACACAATGATCTATGTGCTGTTCAATGATCTTTTCTTCCAAAGAACCCAGTGCCGAACGCACCGCTTTGATTTGAGTCAAAATGTCCATGCAGTAGCGCTTTTCTTCAACCATCTTGGCAATCCCACGAACCTGACCTTCAAGGCGCTTCAAGCGATTGAGATGACTCGTGTGAGAAGTTCCCTTTTTTTCCATTAGATTCCTCCAAGATTTTTACTTTTCAATCGGAGGCTATTGAGTACTACAGAGATACTGCTCAACGCCATAGCTAATGCAGCAAAAATAGGAGGGAGCAGGGTCCCCGTTGTCGGAAACAGAACTCCGGCCGCCAATGGGATTCCAAGACCATTGTAAACAAATGATAGAAACAAATTCTGTCGAACAACCTTCATAGTGGCCCTTGAGATTTTCAAAGCGAGCGGCAAAAGCTCCAAATCGCCATTGATCAGAGTCATGTCAGCTGATTCAATGGCGATATCCGTTCCATTGCTCATGGCAATACCTAAATCCGATTGAGCCAAGGCAGGCGCATCATTGATACCATCCCCAGCCATAGCAACTCGGTGACCTGCCGACTGCAGTTCCTTTACCTTCAAGAGTTTGGCCCCTGGCAACACCTCTCCAGAAAATTTCATGATCCCAACCTGATTCGCTACGCCACCGGCAGCCCTTTGCGAATCCCCCGTCATCATCCAAACCTCAATTCCCATTTCTCCAAGCTCACGCACAACCCGGGAAGCGTTCTTTTTTATCGGATCCGCCACTGCTATCATCATGGAAAGACTAGATTCTACCGCGACAAATACAGGTGTATGGCCCAGTTCCCCCCATTCATCCAAAGTTCTCATTACTTCCTCGTTGAGCTGGACGGATTCATTCAACATCAATTTCTGATTGCCCACCAATATTTTCTTCTTTTCTATGAGCCCGATAATGCCAAAACCTGTTAACGACTGAAAGCTCTCCACCTCCACAATAATGCCACCATTATCTTTTGCAAATTCTGAAATCGCTTGACCCAGTGGGTGCTCAGACCG
This region of Bdellovibrionales bacterium genomic DNA includes:
- a CDS encoding ankyrin repeat domain-containing protein, whose product is MVPFRIKRIFEKMVQPKTSADGHQGKNEKMLISQARGGNISGVLMAINLGADINTIDRDTGKTALYFAVEANALPLIELLIKNKARADISERSTKYTPIMLATELNFQRAIVAMMQSPEKGLEKVDHRGRNLINIALEKGKSKVALFFKEAGADIQDAFVWAIDENLVDQMNWCLEQGASMNTILPSGYSPLVKAILERNQKEVKYFLSKGADPNWMGGGGNLVSTRGKNSLMIALETMGAEDIVLNLLDTPSIDVACKDMLGENALMKAVRKCHIEAVKILIAKGSDQRIVSNERATLLIAAAQSGRVEMAQMVWNLGGFNVNDIDNKGWNPLMYAAREGDLESTKLFLSFGADPTYRSPNLSITAADLAMGVRRRAYKETPERVAVYDSIIEILTNTKVA
- a CDS encoding TIGR01212 family radical SAM protein (This family includes YhcC from E. coli K-12, an uncharacterized radical SAM protein.): MSLAPQWQGLPYHAISQFYRHRFGGRVYKIPVSVSETCPNREGLGGGKICIFCDQWGSAAFPEYSQEPLRRQIEETRSRLQRRFNGDMFLVYFQAYTSTFSRTAHLREQFKTAFSFPDVKGVVVGTRPDCISDAVLDLWNETTRSGRFVGVELGVQSFDEKQLVWMQRGHTGKRAIDSILRIKEKTQVDLGIHLIFGLPGETDDQVIATARLVNRLPINNVKLHNLHVLRNTPLEKIWNDGQFIPLSREIYIRRTILFLEHLRPELSVHRLAAVASRHDELVAPAWASSKMETYQMFLDEFRRQETFQGSKWEAPLILDKNPDIASSNQYLGLNGQILST
- a CDS encoding penicillin-insensitive murein endopeptidase encodes the protein MSTKKLSILLILLLSLATQATEWDEKDQLTPAELNELIGIERGPVEKSQLLGIEQAIGFFSRGDLINSSSLPFESHGILKIMQGRNRAYATNDLVQILSDAANSIALDFPGGERLQIGDISGAGGGPLGRHASHQNGLDADVAYYRRNHNEQNPSNDLGFDEDFAPNGDISINFDSDRNGEIFSRLIQTGRVNRIFVDEAIKRHFCLKWKTQASDEKVAAVLRSLRPLKNHHDHFHLRLMCPPTSPRCIEQEPPPLGTGC
- a CDS encoding metal-sensitive transcriptional regulator, which gives rise to MEKKGTSHTSHLNRLKRLEGQVRGIAKMVEEKRYCMDILTQIKAVRSALGSLEEKIIEQHIDHCVRKAIGSSDKSEKGLVIQEIMELLESARAR